A section of the Papio anubis isolate 15944 chromosome 2, Panubis1.0, whole genome shotgun sequence genome encodes:
- the LOC100997995 gene encoding nmrA-like family domain-containing protein 1 has protein sequence MASKKVITVFGATGAQGGSVARAILESKKFAVRAVTRDVTRPNALELQRLGAEVVKGDLNDKASVDSALKGAYGAFLVTNFWDALNKDKEVFQGKLVADTAKHLGLKHVVYSGLENVKRLTDGKLQVPHFDSKGEVEEYFWSIGIPMTSVRVAAYFENFLTAWRPVKASDGDYYTLAVPMGDVPMDGISVADIGAAVSNIFNSPEEFLGKAVGLSAEALTVQQYADVLSKVLGKKVRDAKITPEVFEKLGFPAAKEIADMCRFYQMKPDRDVKLTHRLNPKVKSFSQFISENQGAFKGM, from the exons GAGCTCAAGGTGGCTCTGTGGCCAGGGCAATTTTGGAGAGCAAAAAATTTGCAGTGAGAGCAGTGACCAGGGATGTAACTCGACCAAATGCCCTGGAGCTCCAGCGCCTTGGAGCTGAGGTGGTAAAAGGTGACCTGAATGATAAAGCATCCGTGGACAGTGCCTTAAAAGGTGCCTATGGGGCCTTCTTGGTGACCAACTTCTGGGACGCTCTCAACAAAGATAAGGAAGTGTTTCAG GGGAAGCTGGTGGCAGACACCGCCAAGCATCTGGGTCTGAAGCACGTGGTTTACAGCGGCCTGGAGAACGTCAAGCGGCTGACGGATGGCAAGCTGCAGGTGCCGCACTTTGACAGCAAGGGCGAGGTGGAGGAGTACTTTTGGTCCATTGGCATCCCCATGACCAGTGTCCGCGTGGCGGCCTACTTTGAAAACTTTCTCACGGCGTGGCGGCCAGTGAAAGCCTCTGATGGAGATTACTACACCTTGG ctgtgcCAATGGGAGATGTACCAATGGATGGTATCTCTGTTGCTGATATTGGAGCAGCGGTCTCTAACATTTTTAATTCTCCAGAGGAATTTTTAGGCAAGGCCGTGGGGCTCAGTGCAGAAGCACTAACAGTACAGCAATATGCTGATGTTTTGTCCAAGGTTTTGGGGAAGAAAGTCCGAGATGCAAAG ATTACCCCAGAAGTTTTTGAGAAGCTGGGATTCCCTGCAGCGAAGGAAATAGCTGATATGTGTCGTTTCTATCAAATGAAGCCGGACCGAGATGTCAAGCTCACCCACAGACTAAATCCCAAAGTCAAAAGCTTCAGCCAGTTTATCTCAGAGAACCAGGGAGCCTTCAAGGGCATGTAG